A genomic stretch from Vibrio algarum includes:
- a CDS encoding uroporphyrinogen-III C-methyltransferase, whose translation MTSKKNGQTEPENKDSQMDVENNESQSDKATEKTDFKSEKPSEPSPEENQTDRHVEVKPDKGVSGEQPAPVKFEEKQGKRGVKLGTLAIVISILFAGGTALVFNQQKTVHESQLAQLEAKINDLSSQLEQRLSSTESIAAAKADEAYNKAETAITQQHESIKSLQVALADVAGRRPNDWLLAESDYLVKLAGRKLFLEKDVVSATQLMESADQRISLLNDPSLVPLRKEMAKDITTLKSVPLIDKDGLALRLISLQEQVDSLPLANAILPEAPEVEHKAVSSDIYDWQDNLLTSLQSFSEQFITFRTREGNVIPLLAPKQHYYLKENVKGKIETAIRAIYNENQSIYQSALKTADEWAMQFFKLDDPAVIQFNKSMQQLAGQNVEVKYPVKLVSQKALQDVINERLRRQMTSMTSEEK comes from the coding sequence ATGACAAGTAAAAAAAACGGGCAAACAGAACCTGAAAATAAAGACTCTCAAATGGACGTTGAAAATAACGAATCTCAATCTGACAAAGCGACAGAAAAAACAGATTTTAAATCGGAAAAGCCTTCGGAACCTTCTCCTGAGGAAAATCAGACAGATCGCCACGTTGAAGTTAAACCTGATAAAGGTGTTTCTGGTGAACAACCTGCGCCTGTTAAATTTGAAGAAAAACAAGGTAAACGAGGTGTTAAGCTTGGCACTTTGGCGATTGTTATTTCTATCCTATTTGCTGGTGGCACTGCGCTAGTATTTAATCAACAAAAAACAGTACATGAATCTCAGTTGGCCCAATTAGAAGCTAAGATTAATGATTTAAGTAGCCAGCTAGAACAGAGACTCTCGTCAACGGAGTCCATAGCAGCAGCAAAAGCAGATGAAGCATACAATAAAGCGGAAACAGCCATTACGCAGCAACATGAGAGTATCAAAAGTCTTCAAGTTGCCCTCGCGGACGTAGCGGGAAGGCGACCAAATGATTGGTTACTGGCTGAGTCGGACTACTTAGTAAAACTTGCAGGTAGGAAGCTATTTTTAGAAAAAGATGTCGTGAGTGCGACTCAGTTGATGGAGAGCGCTGACCAACGAATATCGCTACTTAATGACCCGAGTTTAGTGCCATTACGAAAAGAGATGGCGAAAGATATTACGACGTTGAAATCGGTACCATTAATCGATAAAGATGGATTGGCTTTGCGGCTGATTAGCTTGCAAGAACAAGTAGATTCTTTGCCGTTAGCAAACGCAATTTTGCCTGAAGCGCCAGAAGTGGAACATAAAGCAGTATCTAGCGATATTTATGACTGGCAAGATAATTTACTCACTTCTTTGCAATCTTTTTCAGAGCAGTTCATAACCTTCCGTACCCGAGAAGGGAATGTGATACCGCTTCTCGCACCAAAGCAACACTATTATTTGAAAGAGAATGTGAAGGGTAAAATAGAAACGGCAATTCGAGCAATTTACAACGAAAATCAATCTATCTATCAGAGCGCATTGAAGACAGCGGATGAGTGGGCTATGCAGTTCTTTAAATTGGATGATCCGGCGGTTATTCAATTTAACAAGTCAATGCAACAACTCGCTGGGCAGAATGTTGAAGTTAAGTACCCTGTAAAACTTGTATCGCAAAAAGCACTTCAAGATGTCATTAATGAACGCCTGCGCCGTCAAATGACCAGCATGACTTCGGAGGAAAAATAA
- a CDS encoding heme biosynthesis protein HemY, whose translation MIRAIFLFAVLGIGLFAGTQFAGQQGYVLISIANTTIEMSVTTLVIFVVGILAILFGLEYLIKKSLNMTSTTWNWFSVRKLKRARRNTNEGIVKLLEGDWQAAEKKVTRWANHHDMPLLCYLIASEAAQEMGDDNKRDKYLQLAQQQDNSTLAVELTKARQQVRERDFEQSFVTLSALQNDYFSNPMVLSLLKITYINLKRWQLLLELLPRLAKAKLISSEEQAKLSKQAQCGLIAEVAKSKGSEGAIALWNSFSRKTRHDGDIVACLATQLIERQADSEAYSLVVESLKKQQNDALLQLIPTMNLADNYPAIVMLQGLIKKNPEDAVAHSVLANVYMGNEKWVDAQTHLEKALSIRADVSDYSALATVLEKQDLTHAANDVSRQALSLISTS comes from the coding sequence ATGATTCGAGCGATTTTCCTTTTCGCAGTACTTGGAATAGGTCTATTTGCCGGAACCCAGTTTGCTGGGCAGCAAGGCTATGTTCTTATTTCCATTGCAAATACAACGATCGAAATGAGTGTAACCACTTTGGTTATTTTCGTTGTTGGTATATTAGCGATACTTTTCGGTTTGGAATACTTGATCAAAAAATCACTTAATATGACGAGTACCACATGGAATTGGTTTAGTGTTCGAAAACTAAAACGAGCTCGTCGAAATACCAACGAAGGTATTGTTAAATTATTAGAAGGTGATTGGCAAGCAGCAGAGAAAAAAGTGACTCGTTGGGCGAACCATCACGACATGCCTTTACTATGTTATTTGATCGCTTCAGAAGCTGCTCAGGAGATGGGTGATGATAACAAACGTGATAAATATTTGCAGTTAGCCCAGCAACAAGATAACTCTACTTTAGCTGTCGAGCTAACCAAAGCTCGTCAACAAGTGCGAGAGAGAGATTTTGAGCAGTCATTCGTCACGCTATCTGCATTGCAGAATGATTATTTTAGTAATCCGATGGTATTGAGTTTACTTAAAATCACCTACATTAACTTAAAGCGCTGGCAGCTTCTGTTAGAACTTTTACCGAGATTAGCGAAAGCTAAACTCATTAGTTCAGAGGAGCAAGCAAAGCTTTCTAAACAAGCCCAATGTGGATTGATTGCAGAAGTAGCTAAATCTAAGGGTAGTGAAGGCGCTATTGCACTTTGGAACAGTTTTTCTCGTAAAACTCGCCATGATGGTGACATTGTTGCTTGTCTAGCAACTCAGTTAATCGAAAGACAAGCGGATTCTGAAGCGTATAGCTTAGTGGTTGAGTCACTTAAGAAGCAGCAAAATGATGCTCTTCTTCAGCTGATACCAACAATGAATCTGGCTGATAACTATCCAGCAATTGTTATGTTACAAGGGCTAATTAAGAAAAATCCTGAGGATGCCGTAGCACATAGCGTATTGGCTAATGTGTATATGGGTAATGAAAAATGGGTAGACGCACAGACGCATCTAGAAAAAGCGCTTTCAATTAGAGCTGATGTATCCGATTACTCAGCATTAGCAACGGTTTTAGAGAAGCAAGATTTAACGCACGCCGCAAATGATGTATCGAGACAGGCGCTGAGTTTGATTAGTACTAGCTAA
- a CDS encoding tRNA-uridine aminocarboxypropyltransferase, with translation MRKVKPQLEPCPKCGFRFNCFCKDIPDLQSAVKIVLLMHPNELNRDTNTGKLVSMSLSSTLTFTWDRVSPPEELIQLITCNNYQTILLFPGSESTKLDAQSIHQNHKPPMFILLDATWQEAKKMVRKSPWLQALTTMALTGEFSSNYSLRRNQTPGNLCTCETVSEVLKLNDESANGATLDAFFDRYLSLFQAEKSGHKFTHLKV, from the coding sequence ATGCGTAAAGTAAAACCACAATTAGAGCCGTGCCCAAAGTGCGGCTTTCGCTTCAATTGCTTTTGTAAGGATATACCAGATCTTCAAAGCGCAGTGAAAATTGTACTTCTAATGCATCCAAATGAATTAAATCGCGATACCAATACCGGTAAATTGGTTTCCATGAGCTTGTCTAGCACCCTTACATTTACTTGGGATAGAGTCTCACCTCCAGAAGAGCTAATTCAACTTATTACTTGCAATAACTACCAAACTATTCTGCTGTTTCCTGGTAGTGAGAGCACAAAGCTTGATGCTCAATCAATCCATCAAAACCACAAACCACCGATGTTTATTCTCTTGGACGCAACATGGCAAGAAGCAAAAAAGATGGTTCGTAAAAGCCCTTGGTTACAAGCATTAACCACAATGGCATTAACGGGTGAATTTAGTTCTAACTATTCACTACGGCGCAATCAAACTCCTGGTAACTTATGCACATGTGAAACCGTCAGTGAAGTCCTAAAACTCAACGACGAATCAGCGAACGGTGCTACGTTGGATGCATTCTTTGACCGCTATTTGAGTCTATTTCAGGCAGAAAAAAGTGGTCACAAATTTACCCACCTAAAAGTATGA
- a CDS encoding COG3650 family protein has translation MKLLPISVLLVLASFLQACSSSPENTIATQKSDTPVSLNQEAVTPLAPTFIMRGILTVGHETRSFIPCESNQQYWIDMDSESLAKAMTLSREPYQPIYAELIGHLKETSDAGFDQDFAARFVISGINFITTENIKRCEQPFRSTKAFGNEPFWSMEFSDDKTLYQQFGADERGFSLSSTRLTPSERKYHFGQGQLTITKDYCNDSMSDSIYGWSATFKDDDGEKRGCATLANKDATLNWATKYTASSTKSTGFSIELDLSSDHTATTTYSYTTGLPLKESGYWQQLNDKQVQVVMTHHQGQRIVAERIFTLQGDQIVATHEKVNGNLYPIANDGLILYKEKP, from the coding sequence ATGAAATTGTTACCTATTTCGGTCTTGCTCGTATTAGCAAGCTTTCTTCAAGCTTGCTCTTCGTCACCAGAAAACACCATTGCCACACAAAAAAGTGATACACCGGTTTCCCTCAACCAAGAGGCAGTTACGCCACTTGCTCCTACTTTTATTATGAGAGGCATCCTCACTGTAGGTCATGAAACACGCAGTTTCATCCCTTGCGAAAGCAACCAACAATACTGGATAGATATGGATTCTGAATCACTTGCCAAAGCAATGACATTAAGCAGAGAACCATACCAACCCATTTATGCAGAATTAATTGGTCATCTTAAAGAAACATCTGACGCGGGTTTCGACCAAGACTTTGCTGCTCGTTTCGTTATTTCAGGCATCAATTTCATCACAACAGAAAATATCAAACGTTGTGAGCAACCATTTCGCTCAACAAAAGCCTTTGGTAACGAACCATTTTGGTCAATGGAATTTAGCGACGATAAAACACTTTACCAACAATTTGGTGCTGATGAGAGAGGCTTTTCACTCTCTTCTACTCGCTTAACACCTAGCGAGCGAAAATATCATTTTGGTCAAGGACAACTGACCATAACAAAAGACTATTGCAATGACTCTATGAGCGACAGCATTTATGGGTGGAGTGCGACATTTAAAGACGATGATGGAGAAAAACGTGGGTGTGCAACCTTAGCAAACAAGGATGCGACATTAAATTGGGCGACTAAATACACAGCTAGTAGTACTAAGTCGACCGGCTTTTCTATCGAGTTAGATTTGTCTTCAGACCACACCGCAACAACAACGTATTCCTACACGACAGGTTTACCACTGAAAGAATCTGGGTATTGGCAACAACTCAATGATAAACAGGTTCAAGTTGTGATGACTCATCATCAAGGCCAACGAATTGTTGCAGAACGCATATTTACGTTACAAGGCGACCAGATAGTGGCTACACATGAAAAAGTAAATGGTAACCTGTACCCTATCGCTAATGATGGCTTGATCCTTTATAAAGAAAAGCCATAA
- a CDS encoding Cof-type HAD-IIB family hydrolase — MNVVNDTQFKIVASDLDGTLLAPDHQLSDYSKKTLKELHSKGFTFVFATGRHHVDVARIREQAGIPAYMITSNGARVHDQNDELMYSKNIDEKLVQPIVDVVKKDPKIRIHIYQNDNWLISQEDENIKKFHKASGFQYTLLDIDNVPTSGVAKVFFVYPDHEYLTQVEDQLKEKFKGRVSIAFSTPWCLEVMGDGVSKGAALDAVASSIGSSLHNCIAFGDGMNDVEMLSMAGRGLVMETSHEKVKQALPDNEIIGSNKDHAVARYLNEHLL, encoded by the coding sequence ATGAATGTAGTAAATGATACGCAGTTTAAAATTGTTGCCTCTGATCTAGATGGCACCCTTCTAGCTCCCGATCACCAATTAAGTGACTATAGTAAAAAAACACTTAAAGAACTGCATTCAAAAGGTTTCACTTTTGTTTTTGCTACAGGGCGACATCATGTAGACGTTGCGCGAATCCGCGAGCAAGCGGGCATACCAGCTTATATGATCACCTCCAATGGCGCACGAGTTCACGATCAAAACGACGAATTGATGTACAGCAAAAATATAGATGAAAAACTTGTACAGCCCATTGTAGACGTCGTTAAGAAAGACCCAAAGATTCGTATTCACATCTATCAAAATGATAATTGGTTAATCAGTCAAGAAGATGAAAACATTAAAAAATTCCATAAAGCATCTGGATTCCAATACACACTGCTAGATATCGATAATGTACCGACCTCTGGTGTGGCAAAAGTGTTTTTTGTTTATCCCGACCACGAATACCTAACCCAAGTCGAAGATCAACTCAAAGAAAAGTTTAAAGGGCGAGTGAGTATTGCGTTTTCAACACCTTGGTGCTTAGAAGTGATGGGAGATGGCGTTTCTAAAGGGGCTGCATTGGATGCCGTAGCGAGTTCAATTGGTTCATCTCTACATAACTGCATAGCTTTTGGCGATGGAATGAATGATGTTGAAATGCTCTCGATGGCGGGACGAGGTCTTGTTATGGAGACCTCTCACGAAAAAGTAAAACAAGCCCTTCCGGATAACGAAATCATTGGTTCTAATAAGGACCACGCCGTGGCGCGTTATTTGAACGAGCACCTACTTTAA
- a CDS encoding alpha/beta fold hydrolase, which produces MTPPTPTQESDYPEIMQHHILDFWQQRSEGFVEGCTQKNLYWISITSSTHNKAIVMVNGRVESAWKYQELFYHFFKLGYDIYSFDHRGQGLSDRIAEDQQIGHVRSFSHYVEDMATLVDYFKLEKYEKRYLLAHSMGGAISTRYLQVYPNHSFDKVVLSAPMFGVNMSPILKPIAPYWAYINSLFSSKPKYLTKNREYQAKPFKVNPLTASEVRYTWFRSLYEDMPQLKIGGPSAHWVWHALTGAKTCIKNANQVTIPTLLMQAEYDIIVSNKAQLKFMTLLTKTNKASRLEIIKSSKHEILFETDEIRNQALAAIYSF; this is translated from the coding sequence ATGACTCCCCCAACGCCAACCCAAGAATCAGACTATCCAGAAATAATGCAGCATCACATCCTAGACTTCTGGCAACAAAGAAGTGAAGGTTTTGTAGAAGGCTGTACCCAAAAAAATTTATATTGGATATCGATCACTTCCTCTACACATAACAAAGCAATTGTAATGGTAAATGGTCGTGTGGAGTCCGCATGGAAATACCAAGAACTTTTTTATCATTTTTTCAAATTGGGGTACGACATCTATTCTTTCGACCATCGTGGTCAGGGGTTATCTGACCGAATAGCTGAAGATCAACAAATTGGACATGTTCGCTCTTTTTCTCATTACGTAGAAGACATGGCAACGCTAGTAGATTATTTCAAACTCGAAAAATATGAAAAGCGCTACCTTTTAGCTCACTCCATGGGAGGAGCCATATCTACGCGATACTTGCAGGTTTACCCTAATCATAGTTTTGATAAAGTCGTACTAAGCGCTCCCATGTTTGGCGTTAATATGTCACCTATTTTGAAGCCCATAGCTCCTTATTGGGCATACATTAATAGCCTATTTAGTTCGAAACCCAAATATTTAACCAAAAACCGAGAGTACCAAGCAAAACCCTTTAAGGTTAATCCACTTACTGCCAGTGAAGTAAGGTATACATGGTTTCGGAGTCTCTATGAGGACATGCCTCAACTAAAAATTGGCGGCCCTAGTGCTCATTGGGTATGGCACGCTTTAACAGGCGCGAAAACATGCATAAAAAACGCAAATCAAGTGACGATACCGACGCTATTAATGCAGGCAGAATACGACATTATCGTAAGCAATAAAGCCCAGTTGAAGTTCATGACTTTACTGACGAAAACCAATAAAGCTTCACGGTTAGAGATTATTAAAAGTAGTAAACACGAAATACTGTTTGAGACAGATGAGATCAGAAATCAAGCACTCGCTGCTATATACTCTTTTTGA
- a CDS encoding metalloregulator ArsR/SmtB family transcription factor gives MLPNQFFKVLSDETRVRCLLLIAREEELCVCELTQALDESQPKISRHLAQLRQSGVLQDERKGQWVYYRVASGLPRWLEKIIEGLKQSNCLMKQYQTDIERLKAMKNRPDRC, from the coding sequence ATGTTACCTAATCAGTTTTTTAAAGTGTTGTCAGATGAGACTCGGGTCCGTTGTTTACTTTTGATTGCGAGGGAAGAAGAGCTGTGTGTATGTGAATTAACTCAAGCGTTAGACGAGAGTCAGCCCAAAATATCTCGTCACTTGGCTCAATTGCGTCAATCAGGCGTGCTGCAAGATGAACGAAAAGGGCAGTGGGTCTACTACCGTGTTGCTAGTGGTTTGCCTCGGTGGTTAGAAAAAATAATTGAAGGTTTGAAGCAATCCAACTGTTTAATGAAACAGTATCAAACCGACATCGAACGCCTGAAAGCGATGAAAAATCGTCCCGATAGATGCTGA
- a CDS encoding cyclin-dependent kinase inhibitor 3 family protein, whose protein sequence is MTHPTWQLNVADNDAALILTPCPGTKGVDLETSLKELKAAGAKAIVTALNHEEMEAAGVSDLPELAQQLGFTWFHQPIEDDHAPDEEFDARWKVISPQVHNALQQGGKVVLHCMGGSGRTGLLAAHILLELGWDLDSIKTEVKALRPGAFTKPLQIEYIEQVLK, encoded by the coding sequence ATGACACATCCTACTTGGCAACTAAATGTAGCGGATAATGATGCCGCTCTTATCCTTACCCCTTGCCCGGGTACGAAAGGCGTTGATTTAGAAACGTCTCTTAAAGAGCTTAAAGCAGCTGGTGCCAAAGCAATAGTGACAGCACTAAACCATGAAGAGATGGAAGCCGCTGGTGTATCAGACTTGCCAGAGTTAGCTCAGCAGCTCGGTTTTACTTGGTTCCATCAACCAATTGAAGACGACCATGCTCCTGACGAGGAGTTTGATGCTCGTTGGAAGGTTATTAGCCCTCAGGTTCATAATGCATTGCAACAAGGAGGGAAGGTTGTGTTGCATTGCATGGGGGGATCCGGTCGCACAGGTTTGCTTGCTGCTCATATATTGCTAGAACTTGGCTGGGATCTGGATTCGATTAAGACAGAAGTTAAAGCTCTTCGCCCAGGAGCATTTACTAAGCCTCTTCAAATCGAATATATCGAACAAGTTCTGAAGTGA
- a CDS encoding acyltransferase: MEKRVFFFDLLRCVAAVAVIAIHVLAPYRDELGVIPLNEWMSAITVNGLSRWAVPVFIMITGALMLNDTRAFNAKYYVSRRLGKVLIPFIVWSLFYSYLSGWSVSGYDLDIALGILSNAYHKETYYHLGFFYYFIPLYFVIPLLQVLVQKTDDLTLYAGLSIWLLTTTLYLFRIDGPWSHQLWLYSGYLLLGYVLYKKLPLTKKSVSLFVFLGFVGAFSSVWMVAIESISLNKYTVGRWLSYKTVNTVLAASMVFMLCRYFGEGFKQITINIVGVISKNSLGIYILHPIFLWPMKEFGWSQGHPLWVIPLWILISGSGALFVSIVLSKSRRTSWLLP, translated from the coding sequence ATGGAAAAAAGAGTCTTTTTCTTTGATTTGCTTCGTTGTGTGGCTGCAGTCGCCGTCATCGCTATTCACGTTCTAGCACCTTATCGAGATGAATTGGGCGTTATTCCTTTAAATGAATGGATGTCTGCGATCACAGTCAATGGGCTTAGTCGATGGGCAGTGCCCGTATTCATTATGATCACGGGTGCATTGATGTTAAACGATACACGAGCGTTTAATGCAAAATATTACGTCAGTCGTCGCCTTGGGAAAGTCTTGATTCCTTTTATCGTTTGGTCTCTATTTTATTCTTATCTATCTGGGTGGTCAGTTAGTGGCTATGATCTCGATATTGCATTGGGTATTTTGAGTAACGCCTACCACAAAGAAACCTATTATCACTTGGGCTTTTTCTATTACTTTATTCCACTTTATTTTGTTATTCCTTTGCTTCAAGTTTTAGTGCAAAAAACCGATGACCTAACACTATACGCGGGCTTATCTATCTGGTTACTTACAACTACGCTGTACCTATTTAGAATCGATGGCCCGTGGAGCCACCAACTATGGTTATATTCTGGTTATCTGCTACTTGGTTACGTCCTTTATAAAAAGCTCCCGTTGACGAAAAAATCGGTAAGTTTGTTTGTTTTCTTGGGGTTCGTGGGGGCATTTAGTAGTGTTTGGATGGTCGCAATAGAAAGCATTTCGCTCAATAAATACACAGTTGGAAGATGGTTATCTTATAAAACGGTAAATACCGTTTTAGCCGCTTCTATGGTGTTTATGTTGTGTCGTTATTTTGGTGAAGGTTTTAAGCAGATTACGATAAATATTGTTGGAGTGATCAGCAAAAACTCCCTTGGAATTTATATTTTACATCCCATTTTTCTGTGGCCAATGAAGGAGTTTGGCTGGAGTCAAGGACACCCACTGTGGGTTATCCCATTATGGATTCTTATAAGTGGGAGCGGAGCTCTATTTGTTAGTATAGTATTGTCAAAAAGCAGAAGAACCTCTTGGTTATTGCCATAG
- a CDS encoding DUF4145 domain-containing protein — translation MSNIEEVVKRTRRIEKLLRVQYRADGKGLHQLITSCEDRLPHDVISKLRYIATIRNKIVHEDDFQLENRKFYFATCDACEKELTPRANRFIWRAAILVMTFFTLAAAGFYLLHWDKLVKHL, via the coding sequence ATGTCGAATATAGAGGAAGTCGTTAAGCGTACTCGTCGTATTGAAAAATTATTGCGAGTGCAATACCGAGCAGATGGGAAAGGATTGCATCAACTTATCACTAGTTGTGAAGACAGGTTGCCTCATGACGTGATAAGTAAATTGAGATACATCGCTACTATTCGTAATAAAATAGTTCATGAAGATGATTTTCAATTAGAAAACCGAAAATTCTATTTCGCAACATGTGATGCTTGTGAAAAAGAACTAACTCCGAGAGCAAATAGATTTATTTGGCGTGCCGCTATATTAGTGATGACTTTCTTTACACTCGCGGCTGCTGGTTTTTATCTTCTTCATTGGGATAAGCTTGTTAAGCATCTTTAG
- a CDS encoding lysoplasmalogenase, with amino-acid sequence MWGRLMVGLSGFVHISAANREEKRASKILKPITLLLLMTVLVSTGRNEPQFIWVAIGLLLASISDVFSLFAKTKASFAALIFSFLFYSKGFWSLLHGDIAWWLPALLFAGSVILILLLLPKLDTIIFPVSIMGVVLVQMSWAASAVWMNDASAANLYACFACLIFVAATLICAVNTYRKPVMNSNLWATVGFLVAHSLIVASVVA; translated from the coding sequence ATGTGGGGTCGGCTGATGGTAGGGCTATCTGGATTTGTTCATATTTCGGCAGCGAATAGAGAAGAGAAGCGCGCGTCTAAAATATTGAAACCAATAACTTTACTATTGTTGATGACGGTTCTTGTTTCTACTGGCCGTAATGAACCACAATTTATCTGGGTGGCTATTGGTCTGTTGCTCGCCTCTATCTCTGATGTATTCAGCCTATTTGCGAAAACGAAAGCAAGTTTTGCTGCGTTAATATTTTCTTTTTTATTTTATAGCAAAGGCTTTTGGTCTTTATTGCACGGTGATATAGCTTGGTGGTTACCAGCGCTGTTATTCGCCGGAAGTGTTATTCTTATATTACTTTTACTGCCAAAATTAGATACGATCATTTTTCCCGTTTCTATTATGGGAGTCGTCTTAGTTCAGATGTCATGGGCGGCTTCTGCCGTTTGGATGAATGATGCAAGTGCCGCTAATCTTTACGCGTGTTTTGCCTGTCTTATTTTTGTGGCTGCAACCTTAATTTGTGCGGTTAATACCTATCGTAAACCTGTTATGAATTCTAACTTATGGGCTACAGTTGGCTTTCTTGTTGCTCATTCTTTAATTGTTGCTTCCGTCGTTGCATAA
- a CDS encoding YecH family metal-binding protein, with translation MNNVHGHKILEILSEKTLTRDEVRKELTEEFGENVQFHTCHSEGLSFDEIFEFFISKAKITVIDGKYSINAGNKCK, from the coding sequence ATGAATAACGTTCACGGTCACAAAATACTAGAAATCCTCTCTGAAAAGACACTTACTCGAGATGAAGTTAGAAAAGAACTAACCGAAGAGTTTGGTGAAAATGTTCAGTTTCATACTTGCCATAGTGAAGGTTTAAGCTTTGATGAGATTTTTGAATTTTTTATTTCTAAAGCGAAGATTACGGTCATTGATGGAAAATACAGTATTAATGCTGGAAATAAGTGTAAGTAA
- a CDS encoding YhgN family NAAT transporter, protein MDILSAATMLFLIMDPLGNLPIFISILKHIEPKRRRIILVRELFVALVILLAFLFGGQNILNFLHIAPETLSISGGIILFIIAIRMIFPQPGGVTGLAAGEEPYIVPMAIPMIAGPSVMASLLLLSSQEPDRIWDWAAALLIAWSASFFVLMFNNFFHKLLGEKGLKAVERLMGLLLVMISTQMFLDGLKDFIG, encoded by the coding sequence ATGGATATACTGTCAGCAGCCACTATGCTGTTTTTGATTATGGATCCCCTAGGAAACTTGCCTATTTTCATATCCATTCTCAAGCATATAGAACCGAAAAGAAGACGCATCATTTTGGTTCGTGAGCTTTTTGTCGCGCTGGTTATTTTATTGGCCTTTCTGTTTGGTGGCCAAAATATACTTAACTTCTTACATATAGCACCTGAAACATTGAGTATTTCTGGTGGTATTATTCTCTTTATTATCGCAATCAGAATGATATTTCCGCAGCCAGGTGGCGTAACCGGCCTTGCTGCTGGCGAAGAGCCATATATTGTGCCAATGGCAATTCCTATGATTGCTGGCCCATCTGTAATGGCTTCACTGCTATTGTTATCTAGCCAAGAGCCTGACCGAATCTGGGATTGGGCTGCAGCCTTACTTATTGCTTGGTCTGCAAGTTTCTTTGTCCTCATGTTTAACAATTTTTTCCATAAATTGTTGGGTGAAAAGGGCTTGAAGGCAGTTGAAAGACTGATGGGTTTGTTGTTGGTTATGATATCGACTCAGATGTTCCTTGATGGTCTCAAAGATTTTATAGGTTAA
- a CDS encoding DUF1145 domain-containing protein gives MKILIFLAKASIAFVWFVLLFNIFMPFPGKAAIALYIMTGFLFMMHAVQMLIFIGAFGDKIKISGWEKWSILIFGIFSLLDIRRKHMM, from the coding sequence ATGAAGATCCTGATATTTTTAGCCAAAGCCTCTATTGCATTTGTTTGGTTTGTCCTTCTATTCAATATTTTTATGCCATTCCCAGGAAAAGCAGCAATTGCACTCTATATCATGACAGGATTCTTGTTCATGATGCATGCTGTTCAAATGTTGATATTTATTGGCGCTTTTGGCGATAAGATAAAAATTAGCGGGTGGGAAAAATGGTCAATTTTGATATTTGGTATTTTTTCTTTGCTTGATATAAGACGAAAACACATGATGTAA
- the rsmD gene encoding 16S rRNA (guanine(966)-N(2))-methyltransferase RsmD — protein sequence MVRSRTKNNSQKKQPEGSIRIISGLWRGRKLPVFNAEGLRPTTDRVKETLFNWIAQDVPHAKCLDLFAGSGGLGLEAASRQASQVVMLELNSQAHKQLTQNISALNASAVEAINTDSLAFLEKHGTPFDIVFIDPPFRQGLLESSIKLLEENNWLAENAMIYIETEKELTLTAVPENWTLHREKSAGQVSYRLFERNAE from the coding sequence ATGGTAAGAAGTCGAACTAAAAACAATTCACAAAAAAAGCAGCCTGAAGGCTCAATACGCATTATTTCTGGTCTTTGGCGAGGTAGAAAGCTACCTGTATTTAATGCTGAAGGATTAAGACCGACCACAGATCGCGTGAAAGAGACGCTATTTAATTGGATTGCTCAAGATGTACCACATGCAAAATGTTTAGATTTATTTGCTGGTTCTGGTGGATTAGGCTTAGAGGCTGCTTCTCGTCAAGCAAGCCAAGTAGTTATGCTAGAGCTTAACTCTCAAGCTCATAAACAATTAACCCAAAATATCAGCGCATTAAATGCAAGTGCTGTTGAAGCAATAAATACTGACAGTCTTGCCTTTCTTGAAAAGCACGGAACACCTTTCGACATCGTTTTTATCGATCCCCCTTTTAGGCAGGGGTTATTAGAAAGCAGTATTAAACTATTAGAAGAAAATAACTGGTTAGCAGAAAATGCTATGATTTATATCGAAACCGAAAAAGAACTCACACTGACTGCCGTACCAGAAAATTGGACTCTTCACAGAGAGAAAAGTGCAGGACAAGTAAGTTACCGACTATTTGAAAGGAACGCAGAATGA